Proteins encoded within one genomic window of Thermodesulfobacteriota bacterium:
- the cobU gene encoding bifunctional adenosylcobinamide kinase/adenosylcobinamide-phosphate guanylyltransferase, with the protein MKEIALVTGGCRSGKSAHALALAASMAAGPRYFLATCVPGDREMQDRVARHQQDRGKEWQTIECPVAIGEAILRVSEKNNVVLVDCLTLWMNNLLAETEDQVFLEQHIDALTQALTRAAGSVILVTNEVGCGIVPADRLTRLFRDMTGLANQRVAAAADKVVWMVSGVPVIIKVA; encoded by the coding sequence ATGAAGGAGATCGCTCTGGTTACCGGCGGCTGCCGCAGCGGAAAAAGCGCTCACGCCCTGGCCCTGGCCGCGTCCATGGCGGCCGGGCCGCGATATTTCCTGGCCACCTGCGTGCCCGGTGACCGGGAAATGCAGGACCGGGTGGCCCGGCATCAGCAGGACCGGGGAAAAGAGTGGCAGACCATCGAATGCCCGGTCGCCATCGGTGAGGCCATCCTGCGCGTATCCGAAAAAAACAATGTCGTTCTGGTGGACTGCCTGACCCTGTGGATGAACAACCTCCTGGCGGAAACTGAAGACCAGGTCTTTCTGGAACAGCATATCGATGCGCTGACGCAGGCTCTGACCAGGGCGGCCGGAAGTGTCATCCTGGTGACCAACGAGGTCGGCTGCGGCATTGTTCCGGCCGACCGGCTGACCCGTCTGTTCCGGGACATGACCGGACTGGCCAATCAGCGCGTGGCCGCCGCCGCGGACAAGGTGGTCTGGATGGTTTCCGGCGTGCCGGTAATAATTAAGGTGGCCTAA
- the cobS gene encoding adenosylcobinamide-GDP ribazoletransferase codes for MKNILSALRFFTILPLGAGDGQFAPRRLAASLPAAGLIVGLLTAAFDLLASRLWPGPAAAALDVVFLAVVSGALHLDGLADTADGLYGGKTRERALEIMKDSRTGAMGVAAVACCLLAKWAGIFSLDAPSRFLFLTLVPAYARGSALFGFAFLSYGRQGDGTGRAFFDEPLSVADFRWLILPAALSLLAGWRCLVLNAGFAAVVAVVLMFYKKRINGITGDMLGAMIEVTETLLFLAVATRLS; via the coding sequence ATGAAGAATATCCTCTCGGCCCTGCGTTTTTTCACGATTCTTCCCCTGGGGGCGGGAGACGGCCAATTCGCTCCCCGGCGCCTGGCGGCCAGTCTGCCGGCAGCCGGGCTGATCGTCGGTCTGCTGACGGCCGCTTTTGATCTGCTGGCCTCGCGCCTGTGGCCCGGTCCGGCAGCGGCGGCCCTGGATGTGGTTTTCCTGGCCGTTGTCAGCGGCGCCCTGCACCTGGACGGTCTGGCCGACACGGCCGACGGCCTTTACGGCGGCAAGACCCGGGAGCGGGCCCTGGAGATCATGAAAGACAGCCGCACCGGCGCCATGGGCGTGGCGGCGGTGGCCTGCTGCCTGCTGGCCAAGTGGGCCGGTATTTTCAGCCTGGACGCGCCGTCCCGGTTTTTGTTTTTAACGCTCGTCCCGGCCTATGCCCGGGGCAGCGCCCTTTTCGGTTTCGCTTTTCTTTCCTATGGCCGGCAGGGGGACGGGACGGGACGGGCCTTTTTTGACGAACCCCTGTCCGTGGCCGATTTCCGCTGGCTGATTCTGCCCGCGGCCCTGTCCCTGCTGGCCGGATGGCGGTGCCTGGTACTCAATGCCGGTTTTGCCGCGGTGGTCGCGGTCGTCCTGATGTTTTACAAAAAAAGAATCAACGGCATTACCGGCGACATGCTCGGGGCCATGATCGAGGTCACGGAAACACTCCTGTTTCTGGCCGTGGCAACGAGGCTGTCATGA
- a CDS encoding threonine-phosphate decarboxylase, giving the protein MIKGHGGNIYDLARELGCPPADIIDMSSNVNPFGPPPGLLDFLAGKLEQVTALPEVDAGEIRRAFAGRHGLDPARVLAGNGTTQLIYILPRSLKSHRALILAPTYADYADACRMNGVPFDYLTADECAGFVHNPEDISRAVVDSGADTVFICNPNNPTGTLLSARAIADLCRTHTRARFIIDESYLGFVPDGKNASMMYENVPDNAIVLNSMSKIFRVPGLRIGFVFASRPVTDAVADFLLPWSVNSLSQAAVAWLMQNNDAVSRFVDQTVALLEEEKQFLADRVKAISGIRLFASVTSFVLAALIKQGQADGLCRFLAGHGILIRNCANFYGLSSRHVRFSLKTRAENSILADKLNDYFKG; this is encoded by the coding sequence ATGATCAAGGGACATGGCGGCAACATATACGACCTGGCCCGGGAACTGGGCTGCCCGCCGGCGGACATCATCGACATGAGCAGCAACGTCAACCCCTTCGGGCCACCACCGGGCCTGCTTGATTTTCTGGCGGGGAAACTGGAGCAGGTCACGGCCCTGCCGGAGGTGGACGCCGGAGAGATCCGTCGCGCCTTTGCCGGCCGGCACGGCCTTGATCCTGCGCGGGTGCTGGCGGGAAACGGCACCACCCAATTGATTTACATCCTGCCCCGGTCGCTTAAAAGCCATCGTGCCCTGATCCTGGCGCCCACCTATGCCGATTACGCCGACGCCTGCCGGATGAACGGCGTGCCTTTTGATTATCTGACGGCCGATGAATGCGCGGGCTTTGTCCATAACCCGGAAGATATTTCCCGGGCCGTGGTCGATTCCGGGGCGGATACGGTCTTTATCTGCAATCCCAACAATCCCACCGGGACATTGCTGTCCGCCCGGGCCATCGCTGATCTGTGCCGGACCCATACCCGGGCCCGTTTTATTATCGACGAGTCCTATCTCGGTTTCGTGCCCGACGGAAAAAATGCGAGCATGATGTACGAAAATGTTCCGGACAACGCCATCGTGCTCAACTCCATGTCCAAGATCTTCCGGGTTCCCGGCCTGCGGATCGGGTTCGTTTTTGCGTCGCGACCGGTGACGGACGCCGTCGCGGATTTTCTTCTTCCCTGGAGCGTCAACAGCCTTTCCCAGGCCGCCGTAGCCTGGCTCATGCAAAACAACGATGCAGTCAGCCGGTTTGTGGACCAGACCGTGGCCCTGCTCGAAGAAGAAAAGCAGTTCCTGGCCGACCGAGTCAAGGCCATTTCCGGCATCCGTTTGTTCGCTTCCGTGACGTCGTTTGTCCTGGCAGCCCTGATAAAACAGGGCCAGGCCGACGGGCTCTGCCGCTTTCTGGCCGGTCACGGCATCCTGATCCGGAACTGCGCCAATTTTTATGGACTGTCCTCCCGCCATGTGCGGTTCTCTTTGAAAACCCGCGCGGAGAACAGTATATTGGCGGATAAATTAAATGATTATTTTAAGGGGTAG